A stretch of the Candidatus Bathyarchaeia archaeon genome encodes the following:
- the thsB gene encoding thermosome subunit beta, protein MSAQGSQGVPVYILKEGTGRSTGKEAQRNNITAAKVVAETVRSTLGPRGMDKMLVSSIGDVTITNDGATIMKELDVQHRAAKMLVEVSKTQDNEVGDGTTTAVLLSGELLEKAEKLLDKDVHPTVIVDGYKKAAEKAIEILDKLSIPISEKDDVILRQVATTSMYSKGIAVAKEHFSDIAVKAVKHIAEKTDGKIKADIDQIKILKKHGKSLEETELVKGIVIDKELAHAQMPKTITGARIALLNAKIEVEKTEFDAKININNPDQMHLFIEEEEKMLVDMVSQIEKTGANIVFSEKGIDDVALHYLAKKGIGAVKNVSSGDIEKLSKATGARVVASVKDLAKDALGEAKLIEEVKIGDDKLLYVREAKNPKAVTIVIRGGTEHVVDEADRSLHDALCVVRNALEDGKIVAGGGAPEAELAKRLREYAVKVGGREQLAIEAFAESLEAVPITLAENAGFDPIDVLVELRSKHERAGSPWFGIDVFTGDVKDMRKLNVIEPLRVKQQVIKSASEAASMILRIDDVIASKGVDKGAGGGKDFKPPGGGDEDF, encoded by the coding sequence ATGTCTGCACAAGGATCCCAGGGAGTACCTGTCTATATCCTAAAGGAAGGAACAGGACGATCAACTGGTAAGGAAGCTCAGAGAAATAACATCACGGCTGCCAAGGTTGTAGCGGAAACCGTCCGCTCGACCCTCGGACCCCGAGGAATGGACAAGATGCTAGTAAGCAGTATCGGCGACGTAACGATTACGAACGATGGGGCGACGATCATGAAAGAGCTTGACGTGCAGCATCGAGCCGCGAAAATGCTGGTTGAAGTATCCAAGACCCAAGATAACGAGGTTGGCGACGGAACTACCACTGCTGTCCTCTTGTCCGGTGAACTTCTGGAGAAGGCGGAGAAGTTGTTGGACAAGGATGTCCATCCAACAGTGATTGTTGATGGTTACAAGAAGGCTGCAGAGAAAGCCATCGAGATCCTCGACAAGTTATCGATCCCTATCTCAGAGAAGGACGATGTGATCCTCCGACAAGTCGCAACCACATCAATGTACAGCAAAGGCATCGCGGTCGCGAAAGAACACTTCTCCGATATCGCCGTCAAAGCTGTCAAGCACATTGCCGAAAAAACCGATGGTAAGATCAAGGCTGATATCGATCAGATCAAGATTCTCAAGAAACACGGCAAGAGCCTCGAAGAAACGGAACTCGTCAAGGGCATTGTCATAGACAAGGAACTCGCCCATGCTCAGATGCCGAAGACGATAACGGGCGCGCGAATCGCTCTGCTCAACGCCAAGATCGAGGTGGAGAAGACGGAGTTCGATGCGAAGATCAACATCAACAATCCTGACCAGATGCACCTCTTTATCGAGGAGGAGGAGAAGATGTTGGTCGACATGGTTTCCCAGATCGAAAAAACCGGCGCGAACATCGTATTCAGCGAGAAGGGAATTGATGATGTTGCGTTACACTATCTTGCTAAGAAAGGAATTGGTGCTGTCAAGAACGTAAGCAGCGGCGACATCGAGAAGCTTTCAAAAGCGACTGGCGCAAGAGTCGTTGCCAGCGTCAAGGATCTCGCCAAGGACGCGCTAGGTGAGGCGAAGCTGATCGAAGAGGTCAAGATAGGCGACGACAAGCTTCTGTATGTTCGCGAGGCCAAGAACCCGAAGGCGGTCACCATCGTCATACGGGGAGGAACGGAACACGTGGTTGACGAGGCAGACAGGTCTCTGCATGACGCCCTATGCGTAGTAAGGAACGCTCTAGAAGATGGCAAGATCGTAGCTGGAGGTGGCGCACCTGAGGCAGAGTTAGCCAAGCGACTGCGAGAATACGCTGTCAAGGTAGGCGGAAGAGAACAGCTCGCGATAGAGGCTTTCGCAGAATCACTGGAAGCCGTTCCGATCACTCTAGCGGAGAACGCTGGGTTTGACCCGATCGATGTTCTGGTCGAGCTGCGCTCGAAGCACGAACGAGCGGGAAGTCCATGGTTCGGAATCGACGTATTTACAGGCGACGTGAAGGATATGAGGAAACTGAATGTGATCGAACCCCTACGGGTGAAACAACAGGTGATAAAATCGGCCTCCGAAGCAGCGTCAATGATACTGCGAATCGACGATGTAATAGCGTCGAAGGGGGTCGACAAGGGCGCTGGCGGCGGCAAAGACTTCAAGCCACCGGGCGGCGGAGACGAAGACTTCTAG